Proteins from a single region of Zonotrichia leucophrys gambelii isolate GWCS_2022_RI chromosome 17, RI_Zleu_2.0, whole genome shotgun sequence:
- the NOXA1 gene encoding NADPH oxidase activator 1 isoform X1 yields the protein MPHCGVRVPFPVHIPLWGPCPIPGPCPVAGSVSPPAAQGRSGAGRVAAVSRPAPPRQVRRRCGPARLRSRSRCRSPAMAYRELVRRWHEAVRAADRGHWDAALDAFGGIEEPPARICFNVGCVQLLAGRPEAALRAFNKTIEKDNSLAVGYFQRGYVHLQLEMYEEALSDYHLAFSHLRENPFIDYKQLGLRHILYAWEVLYSTAAVQCHLQQWQEARVTLEKAVVWRPERRTAILELALERVQDHLCLEPMLVPLEELFRPRKKEVEQLDSKDFLGKPKVISSIIPNDEYIGFEPLRPQKQGFYEPSANALREAESGYHRVLARYRPEEPPGQEVAAGSLVFLLGRAADGWATAIHDGQKLHIPSSLLEPASRMDKWKISTGIPLPPAQVPPSRLPMKQKPDPPGEENASVNDASAHMDSKVPPRRGDAPAGADRPAVLRLRCECSLVLRAGEAPALPALRALLRDRLAQQAQRGALSYRLLDGTELGTVLGQEDLGKVWQQLMEGKLILCCQDSDSHSGRPVLYQMLAQHSYLPQGPGDLEFSKGDVLDILSEVNEDWLEGRCNGKTGIFPKCFATQTSCDVAFL from the exons ATGCCTCACTGTGGGGTCCGTGTCCCCTTCCCGGTCCATATCCCACTGTGGGGTCCGTGTCCCATTCCCGGTCCGTGTCCTGTTGCGGGCTCGGTGTCTCCTCCCgccgcccaggggaggagcggAGCGGGCAGAGTGGCCGCTGTCTCCCGTCCGGCCCCTCCCCGGCAGGTGCGGCGCAGGTGCGGCCCCGCGCGGctccgttcccgttcccgttgCCGCAGCCCGGCCATGGCGTACCGGGAGCTGGTGCGGCGCTGGCACGAGGCCGTGCGGGCGGCGGACCGCGGGCactgggacgctgccctggaCGCGTTCGGCGGCATCGAGGAGCCTCCGGCCAGGATCTGCTTCAACGTGGGCTGCGTGCAGCTGTTGGCCGGGCGGCCCGAGGCGGCCCTGCGG GCATTCAATAAAACCATTGAGAAGGACAATTCCCTGGCTGTGGGCTACTTCCAGAGAGGATATGTCcacctgcagctggaaat GTATGAAGAAGCTCTCTCTGACTATCACCTGGCCTTCAGTCACCTAAGAGAAAATCCCTTCATTGATTAcaagcagctggggctgaggcacATCCTCTATGCCTGGGAG gTGCTgtacagcactgcagcagtgcagtgccacctgcagcagtggcaggaggCCAGGGTCACCCTGGAGAAGGCTGTTGTGTGGAGACCTGAAAGAAGAACAGCAATCCTGGAGCTGGCCCTTGAGCGGGTGCAG GACCACCTGTGTTTAGAGCCCATGCTGGTTCCTCTTGAGGAACTTTTCAGACCACGAAAGAAGGAAGTTGAGCAGCTGGATTCAAAAGATTTCCTGGGTAAACCGAAG GTCATCTCATCCATCATTCCCAACGATGAGTACATTGGCTTTGAGCCTCTCAGGCCTCAG AAACAGGGCTTTTATGAACCCAGTGCCAATGCTCTGCG GGAGGCCGAGTCCGGCTACCATCGAGTGCTGGCCCGGTACCGCCCCGAGGAGCCGCCGGGGCAGGAGGTGGCGGCCGGGAGCCTGGTGTTCTTGCTGGGCAGAGCGGCAGACGGCTGGGCCACGGCCATCCACGACGGGCAG AAGCTGCACATCCCGAGCTCTCTCCTGGAGCCTGCCTCAAGGATGGATAAATGG AAGATCAGCACTGGGattccccttcctcctgcccaggtgCCTCCCAGCCGCCTCCCCATGAAGCAGAAGCCAG ATCCTCCTGGGGAAGAAAATGCCTCTGTCAATGATGCCAGTGCCCACATGGACTCTAAG GTGCCGCCGAGGCGCGGGGACGCCCCCGCGGGCGCAGACAGGCCGGCGGTGCTGCGGCTGCGCTGCGAGTGCTCGCTGGTGCTGCGGGCGGGCGAGGCCCCGGCCCTGCCGGCCCTGCGGGCCCTGCTGCGGGACAGGCTGGCTCAGCAGGCACAGCGGGGCGCGCTCAG CTACAGGCTCCTggatggcacagagctggggacagtgttGGGACAGGAAGACCTGGGGAaggtgtggcagcagctgatgGAGGGCAAGCTGATACTCTGTTGCCAG GACTCAGACTCCCACTCGGGCAGACCTGTTCTCTACCAGATGCTGGCTCAGCACTCTTACCTGCCACAGGGACCAGGGGACCTGGAGTTCAGCAAGGGAGATGTGCTGGATATCCTCTCTGAAG TGAACGAGGACTGGCTGGAAGGACGATGCAATGGCAAGACTGGCATCTTCCCCAAATGCTTTGCCACCCAGACCAGCTGTGATGTTGCCTTCCTATAG
- the NOXA1 gene encoding NADPH oxidase activator 1 isoform X2: protein MPHCGVRVPFPVHIPLWGPCPIPGPCPVAGSVSPPAAQGRSGAGRVAAVSRPAPPRQVRRRCGPARLRSRSRCRSPAMAYRELVRRWHEAVRAADRGHWDAALDAFGGIEEPPARICFNVGCVQLLAGRPEAALRAFNKTIEKDNSLAVGYFQRGYVHLQLEMYEEALSDYHLAFSHLRENPFIDYKQLGLRHILYAWEVLYSTAAVQCHLQQWQEARVTLEKAVVWRPERRTAILELALERVQDHLCLEPMLVPLEELFRPRKKEVEQLDSKDFLGKPKVISSIIPNDEYIGFEPLRPQKQGFYEPSANALREAESGYHRVLARYRPEEPPGQEVAAGSLVFLLGRAADGWATAIHDGQKLHIPSSLLEPASRMDKWISTGIPLPPAQVPPSRLPMKQKPDPPGEENASVNDASAHMDSKVPPRRGDAPAGADRPAVLRLRCECSLVLRAGEAPALPALRALLRDRLAQQAQRGALSYRLLDGTELGTVLGQEDLGKVWQQLMEGKLILCCQDSDSHSGRPVLYQMLAQHSYLPQGPGDLEFSKGDVLDILSEVNEDWLEGRCNGKTGIFPKCFATQTSCDVAFL, encoded by the exons ATGCCTCACTGTGGGGTCCGTGTCCCCTTCCCGGTCCATATCCCACTGTGGGGTCCGTGTCCCATTCCCGGTCCGTGTCCTGTTGCGGGCTCGGTGTCTCCTCCCgccgcccaggggaggagcggAGCGGGCAGAGTGGCCGCTGTCTCCCGTCCGGCCCCTCCCCGGCAGGTGCGGCGCAGGTGCGGCCCCGCGCGGctccgttcccgttcccgttgCCGCAGCCCGGCCATGGCGTACCGGGAGCTGGTGCGGCGCTGGCACGAGGCCGTGCGGGCGGCGGACCGCGGGCactgggacgctgccctggaCGCGTTCGGCGGCATCGAGGAGCCTCCGGCCAGGATCTGCTTCAACGTGGGCTGCGTGCAGCTGTTGGCCGGGCGGCCCGAGGCGGCCCTGCGG GCATTCAATAAAACCATTGAGAAGGACAATTCCCTGGCTGTGGGCTACTTCCAGAGAGGATATGTCcacctgcagctggaaat GTATGAAGAAGCTCTCTCTGACTATCACCTGGCCTTCAGTCACCTAAGAGAAAATCCCTTCATTGATTAcaagcagctggggctgaggcacATCCTCTATGCCTGGGAG gTGCTgtacagcactgcagcagtgcagtgccacctgcagcagtggcaggaggCCAGGGTCACCCTGGAGAAGGCTGTTGTGTGGAGACCTGAAAGAAGAACAGCAATCCTGGAGCTGGCCCTTGAGCGGGTGCAG GACCACCTGTGTTTAGAGCCCATGCTGGTTCCTCTTGAGGAACTTTTCAGACCACGAAAGAAGGAAGTTGAGCAGCTGGATTCAAAAGATTTCCTGGGTAAACCGAAG GTCATCTCATCCATCATTCCCAACGATGAGTACATTGGCTTTGAGCCTCTCAGGCCTCAG AAACAGGGCTTTTATGAACCCAGTGCCAATGCTCTGCG GGAGGCCGAGTCCGGCTACCATCGAGTGCTGGCCCGGTACCGCCCCGAGGAGCCGCCGGGGCAGGAGGTGGCGGCCGGGAGCCTGGTGTTCTTGCTGGGCAGAGCGGCAGACGGCTGGGCCACGGCCATCCACGACGGGCAG AAGCTGCACATCCCGAGCTCTCTCCTGGAGCCTGCCTCAAGGATGGATAAATGG ATCAGCACTGGGattccccttcctcctgcccaggtgCCTCCCAGCCGCCTCCCCATGAAGCAGAAGCCAG ATCCTCCTGGGGAAGAAAATGCCTCTGTCAATGATGCCAGTGCCCACATGGACTCTAAG GTGCCGCCGAGGCGCGGGGACGCCCCCGCGGGCGCAGACAGGCCGGCGGTGCTGCGGCTGCGCTGCGAGTGCTCGCTGGTGCTGCGGGCGGGCGAGGCCCCGGCCCTGCCGGCCCTGCGGGCCCTGCTGCGGGACAGGCTGGCTCAGCAGGCACAGCGGGGCGCGCTCAG CTACAGGCTCCTggatggcacagagctggggacagtgttGGGACAGGAAGACCTGGGGAaggtgtggcagcagctgatgGAGGGCAAGCTGATACTCTGTTGCCAG GACTCAGACTCCCACTCGGGCAGACCTGTTCTCTACCAGATGCTGGCTCAGCACTCTTACCTGCCACAGGGACCAGGGGACCTGGAGTTCAGCAAGGGAGATGTGCTGGATATCCTCTCTGAAG TGAACGAGGACTGGCTGGAAGGACGATGCAATGGCAAGACTGGCATCTTCCCCAAATGCTTTGCCACCCAGACCAGCTGTGATGTTGCCTTCCTATAG
- the NOXA1 gene encoding NADPH oxidase activator 1 isoform X3, with protein MPHCGVRVPFPVHIPLWGPCPIPGPCPVAGSVSPPAAQGRSGAGRVAAVSRPAPPRQVRRRCGPARLRSRSRCRSPAMAYRELVRRWHEAVRAADRGHWDAALDAFGGIEEPPARICFNVGCVQLLAGRPEAALRAFNKTIEKDNSLAVGYFQRGYVHLQLEMYEEALSDYHLAFSHLRENPFIDYKQLGLRHILYAWEVLYSTAAVQCHLQQWQEARVTLEKAVVWRPERRTAILELALERVQDHLCLEPMLVPLEELFRPRKKEVEQLDSKDFLGKPKVISSIIPNDEYIGFEPLRPQKQGFYEPSANALREAESGYHRVLARYRPEEPPGQEVAAGSLVFLLGRAADGWATAIHDGQKLHIPSSLLEPASRMDKWKISTGIPLPPAQVPPSRLPMKQKPDPPGEENASVNDASAHMDSKVPPRRGDAPAGADRPAVLRLRCECSLVLRAGEAPALPALRALLRDRLAQQAQRGALRLLDGTELGTVLGQEDLGKVWQQLMEGKLILCCQDSDSHSGRPVLYQMLAQHSYLPQGPGDLEFSKGDVLDILSEVNEDWLEGRCNGKTGIFPKCFATQTSCDVAFL; from the exons ATGCCTCACTGTGGGGTCCGTGTCCCCTTCCCGGTCCATATCCCACTGTGGGGTCCGTGTCCCATTCCCGGTCCGTGTCCTGTTGCGGGCTCGGTGTCTCCTCCCgccgcccaggggaggagcggAGCGGGCAGAGTGGCCGCTGTCTCCCGTCCGGCCCCTCCCCGGCAGGTGCGGCGCAGGTGCGGCCCCGCGCGGctccgttcccgttcccgttgCCGCAGCCCGGCCATGGCGTACCGGGAGCTGGTGCGGCGCTGGCACGAGGCCGTGCGGGCGGCGGACCGCGGGCactgggacgctgccctggaCGCGTTCGGCGGCATCGAGGAGCCTCCGGCCAGGATCTGCTTCAACGTGGGCTGCGTGCAGCTGTTGGCCGGGCGGCCCGAGGCGGCCCTGCGG GCATTCAATAAAACCATTGAGAAGGACAATTCCCTGGCTGTGGGCTACTTCCAGAGAGGATATGTCcacctgcagctggaaat GTATGAAGAAGCTCTCTCTGACTATCACCTGGCCTTCAGTCACCTAAGAGAAAATCCCTTCATTGATTAcaagcagctggggctgaggcacATCCTCTATGCCTGGGAG gTGCTgtacagcactgcagcagtgcagtgccacctgcagcagtggcaggaggCCAGGGTCACCCTGGAGAAGGCTGTTGTGTGGAGACCTGAAAGAAGAACAGCAATCCTGGAGCTGGCCCTTGAGCGGGTGCAG GACCACCTGTGTTTAGAGCCCATGCTGGTTCCTCTTGAGGAACTTTTCAGACCACGAAAGAAGGAAGTTGAGCAGCTGGATTCAAAAGATTTCCTGGGTAAACCGAAG GTCATCTCATCCATCATTCCCAACGATGAGTACATTGGCTTTGAGCCTCTCAGGCCTCAG AAACAGGGCTTTTATGAACCCAGTGCCAATGCTCTGCG GGAGGCCGAGTCCGGCTACCATCGAGTGCTGGCCCGGTACCGCCCCGAGGAGCCGCCGGGGCAGGAGGTGGCGGCCGGGAGCCTGGTGTTCTTGCTGGGCAGAGCGGCAGACGGCTGGGCCACGGCCATCCACGACGGGCAG AAGCTGCACATCCCGAGCTCTCTCCTGGAGCCTGCCTCAAGGATGGATAAATGG AAGATCAGCACTGGGattccccttcctcctgcccaggtgCCTCCCAGCCGCCTCCCCATGAAGCAGAAGCCAG ATCCTCCTGGGGAAGAAAATGCCTCTGTCAATGATGCCAGTGCCCACATGGACTCTAAG GTGCCGCCGAGGCGCGGGGACGCCCCCGCGGGCGCAGACAGGCCGGCGGTGCTGCGGCTGCGCTGCGAGTGCTCGCTGGTGCTGCGGGCGGGCGAGGCCCCGGCCCTGCCGGCCCTGCGGGCCCTGCTGCGGGACAGGCTGGCTCAGCAGGCACAGCGGGGCGCGCTCAG GCTCCTggatggcacagagctggggacagtgttGGGACAGGAAGACCTGGGGAaggtgtggcagcagctgatgGAGGGCAAGCTGATACTCTGTTGCCAG GACTCAGACTCCCACTCGGGCAGACCTGTTCTCTACCAGATGCTGGCTCAGCACTCTTACCTGCCACAGGGACCAGGGGACCTGGAGTTCAGCAAGGGAGATGTGCTGGATATCCTCTCTGAAG TGAACGAGGACTGGCTGGAAGGACGATGCAATGGCAAGACTGGCATCTTCCCCAAATGCTTTGCCACCCAGACCAGCTGTGATGTTGCCTTCCTATAG